One stretch of Prosthecobacter debontii DNA includes these proteins:
- a CDS encoding PepSY-like domain-containing protein, producing MKLKSLVLSALSAALLTPALAEDISMAAVPPIVQATIQQYQRGGKVDEIESRTAEGQTWYEATVELQNDRELQIHVRADGSLIKTSEEITSEEIPVTVRAAVIQSAPQGKIDEVHRVLVDGQALIYKVKVDRAEGDDLNLTIAENGAVLKLVED from the coding sequence ATGAAACTCAAATCTCTTGTTCTATCCGCCCTTTCGGCCGCTCTGCTGACTCCTGCCCTTGCGGAGGATATCTCCATGGCTGCCGTTCCACCCATCGTTCAAGCGACCATCCAGCAATACCAGCGCGGTGGTAAAGTCGATGAGATCGAATCTCGCACCGCCGAAGGTCAGACCTGGTATGAAGCCACCGTCGAACTGCAAAACGACCGCGAATTGCAGATTCACGTTCGCGCCGACGGATCGCTGATCAAAACCAGCGAGGAAATCACCTCCGAAGAAATCCCGGTAACGGTGCGTGCTGCCGTCATTCAGTCTGCTCCGCAGGGTAAGATCGACGAAGTGCATCGCGTGCTCGTCGATGGACAGGCCCTAATCTACAAGGTCAAAGTGGACCGTGCCGAAGGCGATGATCTCAATCTGACCATCGCTGAAAACGGAGCCGTGCTCAAACTGGTGGAAGATTAA
- the nusG gene encoding transcription termination/antitermination protein NusG produces MRPDEPAWYVIHTKPKCEHLAAALMRGLPGVETFCPRIRFQRSTRRGKVWFVEALFPSYFFARFIPLNSQRAVKHSQNVIRIVDFGGQMVSVPDSVIESVRSEMDHLEVKEVKAGLHVGDTVELTEGPMRGLKGIVNSIHDGQDRVKILMEFLGRQSLIEVESSKVLPEQTPREILAGS; encoded by the coding sequence ATGCGTCCTGACGAACCCGCTTGGTATGTCATCCACACCAAGCCTAAATGCGAACATTTAGCTGCTGCCCTTATGCGGGGGCTGCCGGGTGTAGAGACTTTTTGTCCGCGCATTCGCTTCCAGCGTAGCACACGTCGTGGGAAGGTGTGGTTCGTCGAAGCTTTGTTCCCCAGTTACTTCTTCGCTCGGTTCATTCCCCTCAACTCTCAACGCGCTGTCAAGCATTCGCAGAACGTCATTCGCATTGTCGATTTTGGCGGCCAGATGGTCTCTGTGCCGGACAGCGTCATTGAAAGCGTCCGTAGCGAGATGGATCACCTGGAGGTAAAGGAGGTGAAAGCGGGCCTCCACGTAGGGGACACCGTCGAACTCACAGAAGGGCCCATGCGTGGGCTGAAAGGTATCGTCAACAGTATCCATGACGGTCAGGATCGGGTGAAAATCCTGATGGAGTTCCTTGGTCGGCAGAGCTTGATCGAAGTGGAAAGCTCAAAGGTTCTCCCAGAGCAGACTCCTCGAGAAATTTTGGCCGGATCGTGA
- a CDS encoding ankyrin repeat domain-containing protein: MKTDITPEEEQRYAELQAMALDFARHGDAAALEPMLQAGMPVNLADHKQNTLLMLAAYHGHEQTVHLLLENGARVDQRNDRQQTPLGGVAFKGHAEIAKMLIGAGADVDADNGNGMTPLMFARMFGREAVAQVLEQSGADRQARVRGFSLGQIAVAMRILRVLVSPIVWLRSRFRSPKPAHV; encoded by the coding sequence ATGAAAACCGATATCACCCCTGAAGAAGAACAGCGCTACGCTGAACTCCAGGCGATGGCCTTGGACTTCGCCCGCCATGGAGATGCGGCGGCTCTGGAACCCATGCTGCAAGCTGGGATGCCGGTCAATTTGGCGGATCATAAACAGAACACCCTTCTCATGCTGGCGGCCTATCATGGGCATGAACAAACCGTGCATCTGCTTTTGGAAAACGGGGCACGGGTGGATCAACGGAATGATCGCCAGCAGACCCCTCTGGGCGGTGTGGCTTTCAAAGGACATGCGGAAATCGCGAAGATGCTCATCGGAGCAGGTGCGGATGTGGATGCTGACAATGGTAACGGCATGACACCCCTGATGTTCGCTCGCATGTTTGGTCGGGAAGCCGTCGCCCAAGTATTGGAGCAATCTGGTGCCGATCGTCAGGCTCGAGTGCGTGGTTTTTCCCTGGGCCAGATCGCTGTCGCGATGCGGATTTTACGAGTCCTCGTGAGTCCCATCGTCTGGCTACGGTCCAGGTTTCGCTCTCCGAAGCCCGCCCATGTTTAG
- a CDS encoding catalase: protein MSTPLMTTTGGNPIADNQNSMTAGTRGPVLLQDYQLIEKLAHQNRERIPERVVHAKGSGAYGTLTITHDITKYSKAKVFSEIDKKTDCLLRFSTVAGERGAADAERDVRGWALKFYTEEGNWDMVGNNTPVFFVRDPLKFPDFIHTQKRHPKTNMRSATAMWDFWSLSPESLHQVTILMSDRGLPLSYRHTHGFGSHTYSFINANNERFWVKFHFKTRQGIKNMTNREAESVIAKDRESSQKDLFEAIERGDFPQWDFKIQVMPEVEAETYHINPFDLTKVWPYKDYPLIDVGVLELNRNPENYFQEIEQSAFSPSNIVPGIGFSPDKMLQARIFSYADAHRYRVGTWYEALPVNRPRSAVNTYHMDGAMNFMTPSSSNAYYEPNTMGGSKEDSRFAEPPLKVSGDADRYNHREGNDDYTQPGNLFRLMSDDQKQQLFSNIAEAMAGVPDEIIRRQLGHFHKADPAYAAGVAKAVGIDWVS, encoded by the coding sequence ATGAGCACTCCACTGATGACCACCACTGGCGGCAACCCGATTGCCGATAACCAAAACTCCATGACCGCAGGTACCCGTGGTCCCGTTCTGTTGCAGGACTATCAGCTCATCGAAAAGCTGGCCCACCAGAACCGTGAGCGTATCCCAGAACGTGTCGTGCATGCGAAAGGCTCGGGAGCCTATGGCACCCTGACCATCACGCATGACATCACGAAATACAGCAAGGCCAAGGTCTTTTCCGAGATCGACAAGAAGACGGACTGCCTGCTCCGGTTCTCCACCGTGGCCGGTGAGCGGGGAGCCGCTGATGCTGAGCGGGATGTGCGTGGCTGGGCGCTGAAGTTTTACACGGAAGAAGGCAATTGGGACATGGTGGGCAACAACACCCCCGTCTTCTTCGTCCGTGATCCGTTGAAGTTCCCAGACTTCATCCACACCCAAAAGCGCCATCCCAAGACGAACATGCGCAGCGCCACCGCCATGTGGGATTTCTGGTCACTGTCGCCGGAGAGTCTGCATCAAGTGACCATCCTGATGTCGGATCGCGGTCTGCCTCTGAGCTATCGTCATACGCATGGGTTCGGCTCCCATACCTACAGTTTCATCAACGCTAACAATGAGCGTTTCTGGGTGAAGTTCCATTTCAAGACACGCCAAGGCATCAAGAACATGACCAATCGCGAAGCGGAATCGGTGATCGCTAAAGATCGCGAATCATCTCAGAAGGATCTGTTTGAAGCCATCGAGCGCGGTGACTTCCCACAATGGGATTTCAAAATCCAGGTCATGCCTGAAGTGGAGGCCGAGACTTATCACATCAATCCTTTCGATCTGACAAAGGTCTGGCCTTACAAGGACTATCCGCTCATTGATGTCGGTGTGTTGGAGCTGAACCGCAATCCCGAGAACTACTTCCAGGAGATCGAACAATCGGCGTTCAGCCCTTCCAACATTGTTCCAGGTATCGGCTTCTCTCCGGACAAGATGCTTCAGGCCCGTATCTTCTCGTATGCGGATGCCCATCGCTATCGCGTAGGCACCTGGTATGAGGCTCTACCCGTAAACCGACCACGCTCCGCCGTGAATACCTATCACATGGATGGTGCCATGAACTTCATGACGCCGAGCAGCAGCAACGCTTACTATGAGCCTAACACGATGGGGGGATCGAAGGAGGACTCGCGATTTGCTGAGCCGCCGCTGAAGGTTTCAGGCGATGCAGATCGCTACAACCATCGTGAGGGCAACGATGATTACACGCAGCCAGGCAATCTTTTCCGCCTGATGAGCGATGACCAGAAGCAGCAACTTTTCAGCAATATTGCCGAAGCCATGGCAGGCGTGCCTGACGAGATCATCCGTCGCCAGCTGGGGCATTTCCACAAAGCCGATCCCGCCTATGCGGCAGGTGTGGCCAAGGCCGTTGGCATCGATTGGGTCTCCTAA
- a CDS encoding LysR family transcriptional regulator translates to MELRQLRYLCSVVDEGTFTAAAAACSIAQPSLSQQILNLEQELGQTLLIRHSRRVELTEAGQAVVKRARLILAESDSLRSDMERRAGLVEGTVTVGAIPTVAPYLLPEPIRRFHQKHPGVKIQVREGRTSRVLQELASGRIDFAIVSDVTALDQDRLSLHIEELFHERLMLAAPENHPLTAHEAAVAIKDVPKHQFILLSEGHCLADQTLSVCRLRRTEDHLECEQLETLLAMVRTGLGIAVVPEMAVLHSTGQGIVLRPFKNPEPKRTIGIAKRRAGSLSPAASAFLTEFTAPAHPKTGRKTGS, encoded by the coding sequence ATGGAACTCCGCCAGCTTCGTTATCTCTGCTCTGTCGTGGATGAGGGCACCTTTACGGCAGCAGCGGCAGCGTGTTCCATTGCGCAACCTTCTCTGAGTCAGCAGATCCTCAATCTTGAGCAAGAGCTCGGTCAGACCTTGCTGATTCGCCATTCCCGCCGCGTTGAATTAACGGAAGCCGGGCAAGCTGTCGTCAAACGAGCACGCCTCATCCTTGCGGAGTCGGACTCCCTTCGCTCTGATATGGAGCGGCGCGCCGGCTTGGTTGAAGGCACTGTGACCGTCGGCGCCATTCCCACCGTCGCTCCCTACCTTTTGCCCGAACCCATCCGGCGTTTTCATCAAAAACATCCTGGCGTGAAAATCCAGGTGCGAGAAGGACGCACCAGCCGAGTGCTTCAAGAACTTGCCAGTGGTCGGATCGACTTCGCCATCGTCAGCGATGTCACGGCCCTGGATCAAGACCGGTTATCGCTCCATATCGAAGAGCTCTTCCATGAGCGCCTCATGCTTGCAGCGCCGGAAAACCATCCACTCACAGCCCACGAGGCTGCAGTGGCCATCAAGGATGTGCCCAAGCATCAATTCATCTTGCTCAGTGAAGGTCACTGCCTAGCTGACCAAACGCTGAGTGTATGCAGGCTGCGCCGCACGGAGGACCATTTGGAATGCGAGCAGCTTGAAACGCTCCTCGCCATGGTCCGCACCGGTCTTGGCATCGCAGTTGTGCCTGAGATGGCCGTCCTCCACAGCACGGGACAAGGCATCGTCCTACGCCCGTTCAAGAATCCCGAACCCAAGCGGACCATCGGCATTGCCAAACGCCGCGCGGGGTCACTCAGCCCCGCCGCCAGCGCCTTCCTAACCGAATTCACCGCACCTGCTCACCCAAAGACAGGGCGGAAGACCGGGTCATGA
- the rnr gene encoding ribonuclease R: protein MESKILKLLGQADYTPSNVPELIDLLKLKPSRQQELQAVLADLVEQGLIVRTKGNRYIQAREADLIPGVIQITRGGRGFVQPDEAGIGEISISESGTSTAMHGDRVLVRRNIRPTGLRNASPETNSGTVVRILQRKRQQFVGTLQRSRQFLYVIPDDPRISQNIMVPPPRDVGREAYPGDKVVVELTSWENRHTPPEGEVIEVLGAPDAEGVDMLSVLRHYALPLHFPKEVLAQAQTIAKSRPDNQPSAEECTDRVDCRSHNVITIDPDDARDFDDAICIQPAGGGKWKLWVHIADVSHYVRPGSPLDVEAKKRGNSTYLVDRVIPMLPEALSNELCSLKPGLDRLTKCVEFLLAKDGSVMNAKFYSAVIHSKRRFTYQEALRVIEGKAKNEIESMLHDAHHVAQLIRKARFDNGSLDLDFPENKIRLDDHGKVLRIERMENDVSHQLIEEYMLLANEAVASNLMKRNRPAVYRVHEAPKEKKLEEYRDDVLSHRIQCGDLTNRKEVQKLLARLSSLPIGAALKIGFLRSLMRARYAVEPLGHYGLAKTRYTHFTSPIRRYADLVVHRVLFDHADMPIPAMKQIAEHITDTEKNSADAERDSKEVKLYAYLEAQLESGDKVAYPALVTDTRNFGFFVDVQDLGLSGVVPLSSIQDDFYILEPVRNHLVGRHTRRVIKLGDRVTVQIYRIDRFKKQVDFELTRERPVRGEREDRPNKKKFDPRDGAKGESRSGKPGKKDVKVLASQDSARVEDEKPRHKSKGAQRPPQPNKTDSARVDAGEGKKKWYDHRPKSKGKTKAIPNARPEGAKKKKAKRS, encoded by the coding sequence ATGGAATCGAAAATTCTGAAATTGCTCGGGCAGGCGGATTACACGCCTTCGAATGTACCTGAGCTGATCGACCTGCTGAAACTCAAGCCTTCTCGTCAGCAAGAACTCCAAGCCGTGTTGGCCGACCTCGTTGAGCAAGGACTCATCGTCCGGACGAAGGGCAACCGCTACATTCAGGCCCGTGAGGCCGATCTCATCCCTGGCGTGATCCAGATCACCCGCGGTGGGCGCGGTTTTGTGCAGCCGGATGAGGCGGGCATTGGCGAAATCAGCATCAGTGAAAGTGGCACCTCCACCGCCATGCACGGAGATCGAGTGCTGGTCCGGCGCAACATCCGCCCGACAGGACTGCGAAATGCTTCCCCTGAGACAAACTCAGGCACGGTGGTCCGTATCCTCCAGCGCAAGCGCCAGCAGTTCGTCGGCACGCTCCAACGCTCGCGGCAGTTTCTCTATGTCATTCCCGATGATCCGCGTATCTCCCAAAACATCATGGTGCCTCCACCGCGCGATGTGGGCCGGGAAGCTTATCCTGGGGACAAGGTGGTCGTCGAACTGACCTCTTGGGAAAACCGCCACACACCGCCGGAAGGTGAGGTGATCGAGGTGCTCGGCGCGCCGGATGCGGAGGGCGTGGATATGCTCTCCGTGCTGCGACATTACGCTCTGCCTCTGCATTTCCCCAAGGAAGTCTTGGCCCAAGCCCAGACGATTGCGAAATCCCGGCCTGATAACCAACCCAGTGCGGAAGAATGCACTGACCGGGTGGACTGCCGAAGCCACAACGTCATCACCATCGACCCCGATGATGCCCGCGATTTCGATGACGCCATTTGCATTCAACCCGCTGGCGGAGGCAAGTGGAAGTTATGGGTTCACATTGCCGATGTCTCCCATTATGTGCGCCCTGGAAGCCCTCTGGATGTCGAAGCTAAAAAGCGGGGCAATTCGACCTACCTGGTGGATCGGGTGATCCCCATGCTACCCGAGGCTCTGAGCAATGAGTTGTGTTCTCTCAAGCCGGGGTTGGATCGCTTAACCAAATGTGTGGAGTTTCTTTTGGCCAAGGATGGCTCGGTGATGAACGCCAAGTTTTACTCGGCCGTGATCCATTCCAAACGCCGGTTCACCTATCAAGAGGCGCTGCGGGTCATCGAAGGGAAAGCGAAAAATGAAATCGAGTCCATGCTGCATGATGCTCATCATGTGGCTCAACTGATCCGCAAGGCGCGTTTTGACAACGGCTCTTTGGATCTCGACTTCCCCGAGAACAAGATCCGCTTGGACGACCATGGAAAAGTATTGCGGATCGAGCGCATGGAAAACGATGTATCTCACCAGCTCATCGAGGAATACATGCTGCTCGCCAATGAGGCCGTGGCGTCCAACCTGATGAAACGGAATCGCCCCGCCGTGTATCGTGTTCATGAAGCACCCAAAGAAAAGAAGCTGGAGGAATATCGGGATGATGTTTTGAGTCACCGCATTCAGTGTGGGGATCTGACGAATCGCAAAGAGGTTCAAAAGCTGCTGGCACGCCTTTCAAGCTTGCCGATTGGCGCGGCCTTGAAGATTGGCTTCCTGCGTTCACTGATGCGCGCTCGCTATGCCGTGGAGCCCTTGGGGCATTACGGGTTGGCCAAGACACGCTACACGCATTTTACCTCGCCGATTCGTCGTTATGCGGACCTTGTTGTCCATCGGGTGCTCTTCGATCACGCGGACATGCCGATTCCGGCCATGAAGCAGATCGCAGAACACATCACCGATACGGAAAAGAACTCGGCGGATGCAGAACGGGATAGCAAGGAGGTGAAACTCTATGCCTATCTCGAAGCGCAACTCGAGTCCGGTGACAAGGTGGCCTATCCGGCTCTGGTGACAGACACGCGTAACTTTGGTTTCTTTGTGGATGTCCAGGACTTGGGCCTCAGCGGAGTCGTGCCGCTCTCTTCCATCCAGGATGATTTTTACATCCTGGAGCCGGTGCGGAATCACCTCGTCGGAAGGCACACTCGCCGAGTCATCAAGCTAGGGGACCGTGTGACGGTGCAGATCTATCGAATCGATCGGTTCAAGAAGCAGGTGGACTTTGAGCTCACCCGCGAGCGGCCCGTTAGAGGTGAGCGAGAAGATCGACCTAACAAGAAGAAATTTGATCCACGTGATGGAGCCAAAGGTGAATCACGTTCGGGCAAACCGGGGAAGAAAGACGTCAAAGTTTTAGCCTCCCAGGACTCCGCCCGAGTTGAAGATGAGAAGCCGCGTCACAAAAGTAAAGGTGCGCAGCGCCCACCGCAGCCTAACAAGACGGATTCTGCCCGGGTAGATGCCGGAGAGGGCAAAAAGAAATGGTATGACCATCGTCCGAAATCGAAGGGCAAAACGAAAGCGATTCCCAATGCACGCCCTGAGGGTGCGAAGAAGAAAAAAGCCAAACGTTCATGA